A portion of the Amyelois transitella isolate CPQ chromosome 2, ilAmyTran1.1, whole genome shotgun sequence genome contains these proteins:
- the LOC106143120 gene encoding uncharacterized protein LOC106143120 — protein sequence MDGLSQCDIQKLIALIYCLYYCYASEHSHVIPVEGYETELENLGQHVEIPETPVKVIKITKTIAVKVPVPYPVKVREKVPYPVPISKPYPVPVPQIIKVPHIVHTKSDQPEHDSNNANYGYTGFQGSPHLGDQDKFYQVQETPAHESGHFAPQSFNGYNSGHQNFQDDSSEGSSGSPYGEAASNYYGYTGKDGNESDDTKSYDKAIKDYLEKNQLNKNGASKGFHYH from the exons ATGGATGGTCTGAGCCAGTGCGATATTCag aaattaattgcattaatttattgtCTATACTACTGCTACGCATCAGAACACTCCCACGTGATACCTGTGGAAGGATATGAAACTGAATTAGAAAATCTTGGCCAACATGTAGAAATTCCAGAAACGCCAGTAAAGGTGATCAAGATAACCAAAACAATCGCTGTAAAGGTTCCAGTGCCATACCCTGTCAAGGTGAGAGAAAAAGTTCCATATCCAGTGCCCATCTCAAAGCCATACCCTGTTCCAGTTCCGCAAATCATCAAAGTACCTCATATCGTCCATACCAAATCTGACCAACCAGAACATGATTCTAACAATGCAAACTACGGATATACCGGATTCCAAGGGAGTCCCCATTTAGGTGACCAGGATAAGTTCTACCAAGTACAAGAAACGCCTGCACATGAATCTGGACACTTTGCGCCACAGAGCTTTAACGGATACAATTCGGGTCACCAAAACTTCCAAGACGACTCCTCAGAGGGGTCGAGCGGGAGTCCATACGGCGAGGCCGCTTCCAACTACTACGGGTACACGGGTAAAGACGGAAATGAATCCGATGACACCAAAAGCTACGATAAAGCCATTAAGGACTACCTAGAAAAGAATCAACTGAACAAGAACGGTGCTAGCAAAGGTTTTCATTACCATTAG
- the LOC106143121 gene encoding actin-related protein 2/3 complex subunit 5-B, translating to MAKNTFNSAFRKIDIDQYNEDNFKEEEAEQSVPTGPDENEVSALLNQGRYIEALQIVLSNAPLGSANQQVKDNALALTLKVLLAIKSGQIEEAVSSLSSDDIDILMKYIYRGFECPSEGSSGHLLLWHEKAFNVGGSGSIVRVLSDRMRV from the exons ATGGCTAAAAACACATTCAATTCTGCTTTCCGAAAAATTGATATAGATCAATATAATGAAGACAATTTCAAAGAAGAAGAAGCTGAACAATCTGTTCCCACTGGACCTGACGAAAATGAAGTGTCAGCTCTGTTAAATCAA GGTAGATATATTGAAGCCCTTCAAATTGTTTTGAGCAATGCTCCACTGGGGTCAGCAAACCAGCAAGTGAAG GACAATGCACTGGCATTGACATTGAAAGTGTTGCTTGCTATCAAGTCTGGACAAATTGAAGAGGCTGTGAGCAGTCTATCATCAGATGACATTGATATCCTTATGAAGTATATTTATAGAGGATTCGAGTGTCCTTCAGAGGGCTCCAGCGGCCATTTGTTACTCTGGCATGAAAAGGCCTTTAATGTGGGGGGTTCTGGTTCAATTGTTCGAGTTCTATCTGATAGAATGCGTGTTTAA